One Pseudobdellovibrionaceae bacterium genomic region harbors:
- a CDS encoding 50S ribosomal protein L28 translates to MPKCDLSGKAAVVKNLVSHSNIKTKSKAALNVQSKRLFSTALKSFVRLKVATSVMRTIEKMGGLDTFVMRQPELLLSKKARAVKKRIKKILQV, encoded by the coding sequence GTGCCTAAATGTGATTTAAGCGGTAAAGCCGCGGTGGTAAAGAACCTAGTTAGCCATTCTAATATTAAAACAAAATCTAAAGCCGCTTTGAATGTGCAAAGCAAAAGACTATTTAGCACGGCTTTAAAAAGCTTTGTGCGTTTAAAGGTAGCCACTTCAGTAATGCGTACTATAGAAAAGATGGGTGGATTAGATACTTTTGTAATGAGACAGCCCGAACTATTGTTGTCTAAAAAAGCTAGAGCCGTTAAAAAACGTATTAAAAAAATTTTACAAGTGTAG
- the rpsR gene encoding 30S ribosomal protein S18, translated as MEEKAEQSNFNNIVFEYKEPVVLARYLSEGGKIMPARINEFNSSQQRRLKNAIKKAQSIALLPVGTQAYNVNKFPEPISSKPFSF; from the coding sequence GTGGAAGAAAAAGCAGAGCAATCGAATTTTAATAATATCGTTTTTGAATATAAAGAGCCCGTAGTGCTAGCAAGGTACTTAAGCGAGGGTGGAAAAATTATGCCTGCTAGAATTAATGAATTTAACAGCTCACAACAAAGACGCTTAAAAAATGCAATTAAAAAAGCGCAAAGCATAGCTTTATTACCTGTGGGCACACAAGCTTATAATGTAAATAAGTTTCCCGAGCCCATTTCTTCTAAGCCTTTTTCTTTTTAA